Proteins encoded within one genomic window of Humulus lupulus chromosome 1, drHumLupu1.1, whole genome shotgun sequence:
- the LOC133809246 gene encoding SKP1-like protein 1A: MSSSSKKIILKSSDGESFEVEEAVALQSQTIKHMIEDDCADNGIPLPNVTSKILAKVIEYCRKHVDSPNPDERVADDDLKSWDAEFVKVDQATLFDLILSANYLNIKNLLDLTCQTVADMIKGKTPEEIRKTFNIKNDFTPEEEEEVRRENQWAFE; encoded by the exons ATGTCTTCGTCCTCAAAGAAGATCATCCTCAAGAGCTCTGACGGCGAGTCGTTTGAGGTCGAAGAGGCGGTTGCGCTTCAGTCCCAGACGATCAAGCATATGATCGAAGACGATTGTGCTGATAATGGCATTCCTCTGCCTAACGTGACAAGCAAAATTCTTGCTAAGGTCATCGAGTACTGTAGGAAGCACGTTGATTCCCCCAACCCTGATGAGCGCGTCGCCGACGACGATCTTAAGTCTTGGGATGCAGAGTTCGTCAAGGTTGACCAGGCCACGCTCTTTGACCTTATTCTG TCTGCAAACTACCTTAACATCAAGAACCTGCTTGACTTGACATGCCAAACTGTGGCTGATATGATCAAAGGAAAGACTCCAGAGGAGATCAGGAAGACATTCAACATCAAGAATGATTTCACTccagaggaagaggaagaggttCGCCGGGAGAACCAGTGGGCTTTTGAATGA